A DNA window from Gillisia sp. Hel1_33_143 contains the following coding sequences:
- the coaE gene encoding dephospho-CoA kinase (Dephospho-CoA kinase (CoaE) performs the final step in coenzyme A biosynthesis.), whose product MKIVGLTGGIGSGKTTVANFFKDLGVPVYIADDAGKRLMATSEDVKKAVIHLFGKDAYIEGSLNRKLIAAEVFNDAEKLEQLNQIVHPAVAKDFSEWLSLQKFPYVIYEAAILFEAGGYKKCDLVLLVTAPKKSRLERVQKRDQSSLSEIEARMQHQWSDEQKQELANYEILNIDLDNTESQVKNLHEIFLNPIKK is encoded by the coding sequence ATGAAGATAGTTGGACTTACCGGAGGCATAGGAAGTGGAAAAACTACCGTCGCGAATTTTTTTAAAGACCTGGGAGTTCCGGTTTATATTGCAGATGATGCTGGCAAGAGACTTATGGCCACCTCAGAAGATGTGAAGAAGGCGGTGATCCATCTATTTGGAAAAGATGCATATATAGAGGGCTCTTTAAATAGAAAGCTGATAGCGGCAGAGGTTTTTAATGATGCCGAAAAATTAGAGCAACTTAACCAGATCGTACACCCCGCAGTAGCTAAAGATTTTTCAGAATGGCTAAGCCTTCAGAAATTTCCATATGTTATTTATGAAGCGGCAATCTTATTTGAAGCCGGAGGCTATAAAAAATGTGATCTGGTGCTACTGGTCACTGCTCCAAAAAAATCCCGACTAGAAAGAGTGCAGAAACGCGACCAAAGTTCGCTATCTGAAATTGAGGCTAGAATGCAGCATCAATGGAGCGATGAGCAGAAACAAGAATTGGCAAATTATGAGATCTTAAACATAGATCTGGATAATACAGAATCTCAAGTGAAGAATCTGCATGAAATTTTCTTAAATCCTATAAAAAAGTAA
- a CDS encoding CdaR family protein, which produces MKIRKPLIKRGPFKTFLFFLGFSTMVWIFVQFSKEYTEAVELPISYINVPKDKILSPENPSKLDLRVKENGLHIAFNRLFPKVLYLDVSDSKMENGKLIYNLEEQKSALLSQLNLEYDKAEFLKKTLNISYQQREVKKVPIRSNLELDFAVGYSALDDVEFQPDSIMVSGPKGILDTLSEVQTKELRLENINNDISGTVNLDTAKLERLTFYQTKIDYTLRTDKFTEGKVQVSIDLVNVPEGMNVVIFPKEVTVIYQVSLKKFNSVKKEDFRVMADFKNAVNSDGYLLVQLTEQPPQVNNVRLNEKKIQFVIKR; this is translated from the coding sequence GTGAAAATACGTAAACCTTTAATAAAAAGAGGGCCTTTTAAAACCTTCCTTTTCTTTTTAGGCTTTTCTACAATGGTTTGGATATTCGTGCAATTCTCCAAAGAATACACAGAAGCGGTAGAGTTACCTATATCTTATATCAACGTACCTAAAGATAAGATCCTCTCTCCAGAGAATCCTTCCAAATTAGATCTTAGAGTTAAAGAGAACGGCTTGCATATTGCCTTTAATAGATTATTTCCAAAGGTGTTGTATCTAGATGTGAGCGATAGTAAGATGGAGAATGGGAAACTGATCTATAACCTGGAAGAACAAAAATCTGCACTATTATCTCAGCTTAATTTAGAATATGATAAGGCAGAGTTCCTAAAAAAGACCCTAAACATAAGCTACCAGCAAAGAGAAGTGAAAAAAGTTCCTATTCGCTCTAATTTAGAATTAGATTTTGCGGTGGGCTATTCTGCGCTAGACGATGTAGAATTTCAACCAGATTCTATTATGGTTAGTGGGCCTAAAGGAATATTAGACACATTATCTGAAGTACAGACCAAGGAGCTGCGTTTAGAAAATATCAATAATGATATAAGTGGAACGGTAAATCTAGACACTGCCAAGTTGGAGCGTCTTACCTTCTACCAAACTAAAATAGATTATACGTTACGTACCGATAAATTTACAGAAGGCAAAGTACAGGTTTCTATAGATCTTGTAAATGTGCCGGAGGGAATGAATGTAGTTATCTTTCCAAAAGAGGTAACCGTGATCTATCAGGTAAGTTTAAAGAAATTTAATAGCGTTAAGAAAGAAGATTTTAGGGTAATGGCAGATTTCAAAAATGCCGTAAACAGTGATGGTTATCTTCTGGTGCAGCTTACAGAGCAACCACCTCAGGTAAATAACGTAAGGCTAAACGAAAAGAAAATTCAATTTGTAATAAAGCGATGA